From a single Candidatus Angelobacter sp. genomic region:
- a CDS encoding ROK family protein: protein MKILVIDIGGTHVKVLGTGHRKVVEISSGPTMTPAKMIAAVRAATEGWKYDVISIGYPGAAVHGRPISEPHHLGSGWVGFDFKKAFGRPLKIINDAAMQALGSYQGGRMLFLGLGTGLGSALIVENILEPMELAHLPYRKGRSYEDYVGQAGLKRLGKNKWRHHVKEVVEQLKTALQADYVMLGGGNARLLKKLPPDARRGDNANAFEGGYRLWAKRYNQSTSERFAH, encoded by the coding sequence ATGAAAATCCTCGTGATCGACATCGGTGGCACCCATGTGAAGGTGCTCGGAACTGGCCACAGGAAGGTTGTGGAGATTTCGTCCGGACCAACAATGACGCCTGCGAAAATGATCGCCGCAGTGCGAGCGGCCACGGAAGGTTGGAAATATGATGTCATCTCGATTGGCTATCCGGGTGCCGCAGTCCACGGGCGTCCGATTAGTGAACCGCATCATCTAGGTTCTGGCTGGGTGGGGTTTGACTTCAAGAAGGCGTTTGGCCGGCCACTAAAAATTATCAATGACGCCGCCATGCAAGCGCTGGGCAGTTATCAAGGCGGCCGGATGCTTTTTCTTGGATTGGGCACGGGTCTTGGCTCGGCGCTCATCGTTGAAAACATTTTGGAACCGATGGAACTGGCGCATTTGCCCTATCGAAAGGGACGTAGTTACGAAGATTACGTGGGACAGGCCGGACTCAAACGTCTCGGGAAGAACAAGTGGCGGCACCACGTAAAAGAAGTCGTTGAGCAACTCAAGACGGCGCTGCAAGCTGACTATGTTATGCTCGGCGGCGGCAATGCCCGACTACTCAAGAAGCTTCCGCCGGACGCACGGCGGGGAGATAATGCGAACGCATTCGAAGGAGGTTATCGTCTTTGGGCGAAGCGTTACAATCAATCCACTTCTGAACGCTTTGCCCACTAA